One genomic segment of Natrialbaceae archaeon AArc-T1-2 includes these proteins:
- the ggt gene encoding gamma-glutamyltransferase — protein MVDPDLDRFSSRRSTVYATHGVVATSQPLAAEAGVDILRSGGNAFDAAVGTAATLNVVEPAYTGLGGDVFALYRTASGETGAMRACGGAPAEATIERVRDAVSDGHPSTATMPMTGPHTVTVPGTARGWEATVEEFGNLTLSDVLQPAINYAVDGYPVTEVIAEAWKQAEDLFTDEHAREAYLVNGERAPRVGETVRFPELGESLRSIADHGADVVYEGEIGEAIVEEVRSKGGFLTIDDLADFDVEFPEPVSTTYRGAEVYELPPNNQGLIALEALNIAAELEAGAEPTGSAARIHKLVEAMKLAFHDGHRYITDPDYEPIPPLASRGWARKRATAVGQEALEDVSVGVPNANAEDADTVLLCVADDEGNVVSYINSRFKGFGSGLVAGDTGIALQNRGGSFSLDPDHPNRLEPGKRPFHTLIPGLVRFEDDDWAAFGVMGGYMQPQGHLQVLSHVLDDDLPLQRALDQPRWRYREDGTLAVEDRFSGSLTAKLVRRGHDVRIDLPSGFGGAQIARTDSGTLSAATDPRKDGNATGY, from the coding sequence ATGGTCGATCCTGACCTCGATAGATTCTCGTCGCGCCGATCGACGGTGTATGCCACCCACGGAGTCGTAGCGACTAGCCAACCGTTGGCAGCCGAAGCTGGCGTTGACATCCTGCGTTCGGGCGGAAACGCTTTCGACGCCGCCGTCGGAACCGCCGCCACGTTGAACGTGGTTGAGCCGGCTTACACGGGACTCGGCGGGGACGTCTTTGCGCTGTATCGGACGGCCAGCGGGGAAACCGGTGCGATGCGAGCCTGTGGTGGTGCACCTGCCGAGGCCACTATCGAACGAGTCCGGGACGCAGTCAGCGATGGACACCCGTCCACGGCTACGATGCCGATGACCGGACCGCACACCGTCACAGTCCCCGGCACCGCTCGAGGGTGGGAGGCGACCGTCGAGGAGTTCGGTAACCTGACCCTTTCCGACGTACTTCAGCCGGCAATAAACTATGCCGTGGACGGATACCCGGTCACGGAAGTGATCGCCGAGGCGTGGAAACAAGCCGAGGATCTATTTACAGACGAACACGCCCGCGAGGCGTACCTCGTCAACGGGGAGCGAGCGCCGAGGGTCGGTGAAACCGTCCGCTTTCCGGAGTTAGGTGAGTCGTTACGATCGATCGCCGACCACGGGGCGGACGTGGTGTACGAGGGCGAGATCGGAGAGGCTATCGTCGAAGAGGTACGGTCGAAAGGCGGGTTTCTCACGATCGACGATCTCGCCGACTTCGACGTCGAATTCCCGGAGCCAGTTTCGACGACCTATCGCGGTGCCGAAGTCTACGAACTACCGCCGAACAACCAGGGACTGATCGCCCTCGAGGCGCTGAACATCGCCGCCGAGCTCGAGGCAGGCGCCGAACCGACGGGATCGGCCGCCCGGATCCATAAACTCGTGGAGGCGATGAAGCTGGCCTTTCACGACGGCCACCGTTACATCACGGATCCCGACTACGAGCCGATCCCGCCGCTTGCTTCTCGAGGATGGGCTCGCAAGCGAGCGACGGCGGTCGGCCAGGAGGCGCTCGAGGACGTCTCGGTTGGCGTCCCGAATGCGAACGCAGAGGACGCGGATACGGTTTTACTCTGTGTCGCCGACGACGAAGGCAACGTGGTCTCGTACATCAACTCCCGGTTCAAAGGCTTCGGATCGGGGTTGGTCGCTGGCGATACGGGGATCGCGCTCCAGAACCGAGGAGGATCGTTCTCTCTGGATCCGGATCATCCGAATCGGCTCGAGCCGGGAAAGCGTCCGTTCCATACGCTGATTCCCGGCCTCGTCCGATTCGAGGACGACGACTGGGCTGCCTTCGGCGTCATGGGTGGATACATGCAGCCACAGGGCCACTTGCAGGTTCTCTCACACGTTCTCGACGACGACCTCCCGCTTCAGCGTGCGCTCGACCAGCCGCGGTGGCGGTATCGTGAAGACGGCACGCTGGCAGTCGAAGACCGCTTCAGCGGTTCCCTCACGGCCAAACTCGTTCGGCGCGGTCACGACGTACGAATCGATCTGCCCTCGGGATTTGGGGGAGCACAGATCGCCCGAACCGACAGCGGAACGCTTTCGGCTGCCACCGATCCCCGGAAAGACGGTAACGCGACAGGGTACTGA
- a CDS encoding MFS transporter, translating into MAQSYWRTVGLVLSWQVAASLCYYSVYAATPFFRDAFGLTRFRVGIVIMMVTFGYAVFLLPLGALTDQLGERRILTIGLIGLSTALLAVAVAPTFVLLLVAAFCLGSLYGTAMPGTNKAIYDNVTAGRQNTAIGIKQVGVTAGSGASALLITGLAGILFWQSGFLVIAGVGLVVAVLFYVHYRSGDTDGSSRRPDFRALLSNRPYRSLVLAGLFLGAAVFTTTGYTVLYVEESIGTSVVFGGVVLALLQIFGSVGRVVMGWLSDVLPGDPQARIGGILLAQTLASVVLFVFVSISSTPLFAAIAFAILGFFVLGLTGIYYSCMATLVEVEEIGSATAGGQLTLTTGGLLAPPVFGYLADAVGYRAGWLFLATGCVVAALLLLQVIRVESTTEQPAMKE; encoded by the coding sequence ATGGCGCAGTCGTATTGGCGAACGGTCGGTCTCGTACTGTCGTGGCAGGTTGCTGCGAGTCTGTGTTACTATTCCGTGTACGCCGCTACTCCGTTCTTTCGAGACGCGTTCGGACTCACGCGGTTTCGCGTTGGTATCGTGATCATGATGGTCACGTTCGGGTACGCCGTCTTTTTGCTTCCGCTGGGCGCACTGACCGATCAGCTCGGCGAACGGCGAATACTCACGATCGGTCTGATCGGGTTATCGACTGCACTGCTGGCCGTCGCTGTCGCGCCGACGTTCGTACTCCTGTTGGTCGCGGCCTTCTGTCTTGGATCGCTATACGGAACGGCGATGCCCGGTACCAACAAGGCGATCTACGACAACGTAACGGCGGGGCGTCAGAACACTGCAATCGGAATTAAACAGGTGGGAGTCACAGCCGGGAGCGGAGCCAGTGCGCTGCTGATCACGGGGCTTGCAGGTATCCTGTTCTGGCAGTCCGGGTTTCTCGTCATCGCAGGCGTTGGTCTCGTCGTTGCCGTGTTGTTCTACGTTCACTATCGGAGTGGCGACACGGACGGATCGTCGCGACGTCCCGACTTCCGTGCGCTGTTGTCGAACCGCCCGTACCGGAGTCTCGTCCTCGCAGGACTGTTTTTGGGTGCAGCAGTTTTCACGACGACTGGATACACCGTCCTGTACGTCGAGGAGTCGATCGGAACTTCGGTCGTCTTTGGCGGCGTCGTACTCGCTCTCTTGCAGATCTTCGGCAGTGTGGGACGGGTCGTGATGGGGTGGCTGAGTGACGTCCTTCCAGGAGACCCCCAGGCTCGAATTGGCGGTATACTGCTCGCACAGACACTCGCTAGTGTCGTACTTTTCGTCTTCGTTTCGATATCGTCGACGCCGCTGTTCGCCGCGATCGCTTTCGCGATACTTGGGTTCTTCGTCCTCGGTCTAACGGGTATCTACTACTCCTGTATGGCGACGCTCGTCGAAGTCGAAGAGATCGGTAGCGCCACCGCTGGCGGGCAGCTCACACTCACCACCGGCGGACTCCTCGCGCCGCCAGTGTTCGGATACCTCGCCGACGCGGTCGGCTACAGAGCGGGCTGGCTCTTTCTCGCGACCGGATGTGTGGTCGCGGCTCTGTTACTTCTTCAGGTCATCCGGGTCGAGTCGACGACGGAGCAGCCGGCGATGAAAGAATGA
- a CDS encoding DEAD/DEAH box helicase — protein sequence MSTYDTIEELDVFNHCLDELSIDLIKNDLGAEEVQGTNGEIDWGKWGSGDEEILPGSLDHEEVEKGALAASLLASSNDDVHKRKALAFGILAYLKYHHEEEFEEMYERYLYVILSRVGNLPAFQNVKQTEGRVQFEYDLLESLDSVLSTEIDMNLSRYSMEDGGVLSGFQRQIYDYLIEGKDVAISGPTSAGKSFILRRYIEHKAESESDFEAIYVVPTRALISEVSQKLAELNEELEEPEKEFEVLTGAHFSDQDTDDESETDATTNNRFLVVTPERCLKLIDPEVSREISPNLVFFDEFQNLEDDERGVLFESIIRTLQESYSNAQIVAAGPYLEEPKNTLENLTNNEVEQVTTKFTPVLQLKSTLKFISQRKSSDRKLELTIHSPSGNKKSLDIREPEEITYSDVKGSYKQTLPVIIEEFGAGSQNLIYSGRKDYAEDRAKALAGSNDPRPRSERTENLMNFLEETIHEEYSLIRCLKRGVAFHHGMVPKIAREEIENIYSESADIRTIVTTPTLMQGVNLPAEKIFLVGANRGQDELSDFEFNNLIGRVGRIDEKLYGAIYCIETEGDEWADEKLENSGEKEIEPATDQAISESNELINALQKPDLGDIDEPSIKYTSVLLRGRYLKDKSVDDYLEKKGMNSEDISRAKSALEKSVSNISVPSQTRLEFASGSVN from the coding sequence ATGAGCACCTACGATACAATTGAAGAGTTAGATGTCTTCAATCATTGTTTGGACGAGTTATCGATTGACTTGATTAAAAACGATCTTGGTGCAGAAGAAGTTCAGGGGACCAACGGTGAGATAGATTGGGGGAAATGGGGGAGCGGCGACGAAGAAATTCTTCCCGGTAGTTTGGACCACGAAGAAGTCGAAAAGGGTGCGTTGGCTGCTTCACTACTCGCCTCAAGTAACGATGATGTTCACAAACGTAAGGCACTTGCTTTCGGAATACTGGCTTATCTAAAGTACCATCATGAAGAAGAATTTGAGGAGATGTATGAACGATACTTGTACGTTATTCTTTCTCGGGTTGGGAATCTTCCTGCCTTCCAAAATGTGAAGCAAACTGAAGGTCGGGTTCAATTCGAATACGATCTTTTAGAGTCTCTTGACTCCGTGCTGAGTACTGAAATTGACATGAACCTGAGCCGATACAGTATGGAAGACGGTGGAGTTCTCTCTGGGTTCCAACGGCAGATTTACGACTACCTTATTGAGGGCAAAGACGTTGCTATTTCCGGCCCCACTTCTGCCGGAAAGTCTTTCATTCTCCGACGTTACATTGAACACAAGGCGGAGAGTGAATCTGACTTCGAGGCGATTTACGTCGTACCAACACGAGCCTTAATATCTGAAGTCAGTCAGAAACTCGCCGAGCTTAATGAAGAACTTGAGGAACCAGAGAAAGAATTCGAGGTGTTGACTGGTGCACACTTCTCTGATCAAGATACAGATGACGAGAGTGAAACGGATGCCACCACAAACAATCGTTTTCTCGTTGTTACTCCTGAGCGCTGTCTGAAGTTAATCGATCCAGAGGTAAGTCGTGAAATATCTCCTAACCTTGTTTTCTTCGATGAATTTCAAAACCTTGAGGATGACGAACGAGGCGTTCTTTTTGAGAGTATCATCCGAACGTTGCAAGAGAGTTATTCTAATGCACAGATCGTCGCAGCTGGTCCTTATCTTGAGGAACCGAAAAACACCCTTGAAAATCTTACGAATAATGAAGTGGAGCAGGTGACAACCAAGTTTACTCCTGTCTTACAGCTTAAATCTACTCTCAAATTTATTAGCCAGAGAAAATCTAGTGATAGAAAACTGGAACTAACCATTCACAGTCCTTCAGGTAACAAAAAGTCACTCGATATTAGAGAACCTGAGGAAATCACATATTCCGATGTGAAGGGCAGTTACAAGCAGACTCTCCCAGTCATTATTGAGGAGTTCGGTGCGGGAAGCCAGAATCTGATATACAGCGGTCGGAAGGACTATGCAGAGGACCGAGCGAAGGCGCTAGCAGGTTCTAATGATCCCCGACCGCGATCCGAGCGTACTGAGAATCTCATGAATTTCCTCGAAGAAACGATTCATGAAGAGTACTCTCTCATCAGATGCCTGAAACGGGGCGTGGCCTTCCACCACGGGATGGTACCGAAAATAGCCAGAGAGGAAATTGAAAACATCTATAGCGAGTCTGCAGATATCAGAACGATCGTTACTACTCCTACCCTAATGCAGGGTGTCAATCTCCCTGCGGAGAAAATTTTCTTAGTAGGTGCAAATCGGGGTCAGGACGAACTTAGTGACTTCGAATTCAATAATCTGATCGGACGTGTTGGCCGAATCGACGAGAAACTATACGGAGCCATCTACTGCATAGAAACTGAGGGCGACGAGTGGGCAGATGAGAAATTGGAAAACTCAGGCGAAAAGGAGATCGAGCCTGCGACTGATCAAGCAATTTCTGAATCCAATGAGTTGATAAATGCGCTACAGAAGCCAGATCTCGGAGATATCGATGAACCCTCGATTAAATATACTTCTGTACTACTTCGAGGTCGGTATTTGAAAGACAAAAGCGTGGACGATTACCTTGAAAAAAAGGGAATGAACTCAGAGGATATTAGCCGCGCCAAATCCGCACTTGAAAAGTCTGTGTCTAATATCTCGGTCCCGTCACAAACTCGTCTAGAGTTCGCCTCTGGTAGCGTCAACTGA
- a CDS encoding TAXI family TRAP transporter solute-binding subunit: MKNNKLNRRQMLTAIGSAGAIAAAGCTEGDLNGEAGTGDDDSEMAEGDVMLQTAAGSPGGTGYVIMTSMLSTASSAHPDLGYNVLPGGWLGNNNRLQDQEVDMAHTTVVAATLAATGQDPYDEEDWDTPPSNIRSVINDQSEQFYYVLTQPDFPYDSLQEAADDEYPIEVMNQADGTFGGFVWDTVLEEANYGQEQIEDYGGRFVRTEWDDAADMFLDEDLDAILAVSGRSVGWLENITATRDPRFLDWTEDDQEFFEDNYGLDPHTLEEGGLPGLERDLDTMIDGGHIATHVDAPDEAIEMFVSGVIEEAEQVPQTTDTLEMFEADEAMFDDTPFELHPAAEQAYEDAGLM, encoded by the coding sequence ATGAAAAATAACAAGCTCAATCGACGTCAGATGCTTACAGCGATCGGTAGTGCAGGCGCGATAGCTGCCGCTGGGTGTACCGAAGGGGATCTCAATGGTGAGGCCGGAACTGGTGATGACGATTCCGAAATGGCCGAAGGCGACGTCATGCTTCAGACGGCTGCTGGCTCGCCCGGGGGAACCGGATATGTCATTATGACGTCGATGCTTTCTACGGCATCCTCAGCGCATCCGGATCTCGGATACAACGTGCTTCCGGGTGGATGGCTCGGGAACAACAACCGGCTGCAGGACCAGGAAGTCGATATGGCACACACGACGGTCGTTGCTGCAACGCTGGCTGCAACCGGCCAAGATCCATACGACGAGGAAGACTGGGACACGCCACCATCGAACATTCGGTCAGTGATAAACGACCAGTCAGAGCAGTTCTACTACGTCCTCACACAGCCTGACTTCCCGTACGATTCCTTACAGGAAGCAGCCGACGACGAGTACCCGATCGAGGTGATGAACCAAGCCGATGGTACGTTCGGTGGCTTCGTCTGGGACACCGTCCTCGAGGAGGCGAACTACGGTCAGGAACAGATCGAAGACTACGGTGGCCGTTTCGTCCGGACGGAGTGGGACGACGCAGCAGATATGTTCCTCGATGAGGACCTCGATGCGATCCTGGCAGTGAGTGGTCGATCAGTCGGGTGGCTGGAAAACATCACAGCAACCCGGGACCCCCGCTTCCTCGACTGGACCGAGGACGATCAGGAGTTCTTCGAGGACAATTACGGCCTCGATCCGCACACGCTAGAAGAGGGCGGACTGCCCGGACTCGAGCGTGATCTCGACACCATGATCGATGGCGGCCACATCGCAACCCACGTCGACGCGCCAGACGAGGCAATCGAGATGTTCGTCTCCGGCGTTATAGAGGAAGCCGAGCAGGTTCCACAGACCACCGATACGCTCGAGATGTTCGAAGCCGACGAAGCGATGTTCGACGATACGCCGTTCGAACTCCATCCGGCCGCTGAACAGGCCTACGAGGACGCCGGCCTGATGTGA
- a CDS encoding NmrA family NAD(P)-binding protein, translating to MSTDTILVVGGTGNQGRAVIDRLTDLGIGDEIIALTRDASTTHAQATAELGAELVEGDLTEPETLRPHLERADKVWATINFWAVGYDAHIELGNNLGDAIETVGGLEHVVYSGAGDQQEETEVPHLHSHYVVSERLRETGVPYTALKPVYFMENWEPIGIEDGMLAFPLDEETHHHQTTYYDTARASAIALHNTDEFAGTAYTIASDLLTLDETAAVISDVTGQHVDPYHVPLEDAEAEFGEEFAVMCDHFINEGGHTSFEANIRRIERDFGFTPQTLEEYLRENGWEDGKDEPTHVPGWVKAMQ from the coding sequence ATGTCAACTGATACGATCCTCGTCGTCGGCGGAACCGGCAACCAGGGCCGCGCCGTGATCGATCGATTGACCGATCTCGGAATTGGGGACGAAATCATCGCCCTGACACGGGACGCGTCGACCACCCACGCACAGGCGACTGCCGAACTCGGTGCCGAGCTCGTGGAAGGCGATCTCACAGAGCCGGAAACCCTTCGTCCGCATCTCGAGCGCGCCGACAAAGTCTGGGCGACGATCAACTTCTGGGCAGTCGGTTACGACGCTCACATCGAGTTGGGTAACAACCTCGGAGATGCCATCGAAACGGTCGGTGGCCTCGAGCACGTCGTCTACAGCGGTGCCGGAGATCAACAAGAAGAGACGGAGGTTCCACACCTCCACTCCCATTACGTCGTCTCCGAACGCCTCCGCGAAACTGGTGTCCCATACACCGCGTTGAAGCCGGTATACTTCATGGAGAACTGGGAACCGATCGGCATCGAAGATGGTATGCTCGCATTTCCGCTCGATGAAGAGACGCACCATCACCAGACGACGTACTACGATACGGCGCGAGCATCCGCCATCGCACTCCACAATACGGACGAGTTCGCCGGTACGGCGTACACTATCGCCAGTGACCTCCTGACGTTGGATGAAACCGCTGCTGTCATTAGTGACGTGACTGGTCAGCACGTCGATCCGTATCACGTCCCACTCGAGGACGCCGAAGCGGAGTTTGGCGAAGAGTTCGCCGTCATGTGCGATCACTTCATCAACGAGGGCGGGCATACCTCGTTCGAGGCAAACATTCGTCGAATCGAGCGCGATTTCGGGTTCACGCCACAGACACTCGAGGAGTACCTCCGTGAGAACGGCTGGGAAGACGGAAAAGACGAACCGACACACGTCCCTGGTTGGGTGAAAGCAATGCAGTAA
- a CDS encoding ISH6 family transposase, translated as MHATIDAQVTVSIDLDKTLPLATLAESLTELHLEATILEELVKSLDERLVEAYCGEKHARGNGDRRFQRAGTTTRTAVTTAGEHEFSLHHVKDTAATGDDPTYFRPLEDLIKFDGQRIYQEDISLQSTELATSLSFRDAVAHGDGFTPMPSRTTINRRVREYGSKLGDFVRDRLPGTNADTVVPDGTKCHSQDDHCTYHDVNVTLGQITEDNAETTLLDVNVNEPWDDTAEDLEENEAITDDATVVSDAEESLVDAFETSYRSHQLDLVHVGRTLGYKLWKDGTFSLETRKAIASDVTNDLFHLKNSVALHASRNERLAIRERIDQTLENLTKEAWRLEQQDSPKAAAYLRKWAQATVTFAELALEGQEVLWTSNVVERAMGEISKRCKNQWMRWTESGLESLLWLNLVRYADSEQFAAFADELLERSAKTAMTLEVSVDATRGEL; from the coding sequence ATGCACGCCACAATCGACGCGCAAGTCACGGTTAGCATCGACTTAGACAAAACGCTACCGCTTGCCACTCTCGCTGAATCTCTCACAGAGCTTCACCTCGAGGCGACGATCCTCGAGGAGCTTGTCAAAAGCCTCGACGAGCGCCTCGTCGAGGCGTACTGTGGGGAGAAACACGCGCGCGGAAACGGCGATCGCCGTTTCCAGCGCGCCGGAACCACAACACGAACAGCTGTGACAACCGCAGGAGAGCACGAATTTTCCCTTCATCACGTCAAAGACACCGCTGCCACCGGTGACGATCCTACCTACTTCCGCCCTCTCGAAGATCTCATCAAATTCGACGGGCAGCGCATCTATCAAGAGGATATTTCGCTCCAGAGTACCGAACTCGCTACGTCGCTCAGCTTTCGTGATGCCGTTGCCCACGGCGACGGCTTCACTCCGATGCCTTCGAGAACCACGATCAACCGCCGAGTCCGTGAGTACGGCAGCAAACTCGGTGACTTCGTTCGTGATCGGCTTCCTGGGACGAATGCAGACACTGTCGTTCCTGACGGAACGAAGTGTCATAGCCAGGACGATCACTGCACGTACCACGACGTCAACGTCACTCTCGGACAGATCACCGAAGACAACGCGGAAACCACGCTCTTAGACGTCAATGTCAACGAACCGTGGGACGATACAGCAGAAGATCTCGAAGAGAACGAGGCGATCACTGACGACGCGACGGTCGTCAGTGACGCCGAGGAATCCCTCGTCGACGCCTTCGAGACCAGCTATCGATCTCATCAGCTCGATCTCGTTCATGTCGGTCGAACGCTTGGATACAAGCTGTGGAAGGACGGTACCTTTTCGCTCGAAACGCGGAAAGCGATCGCCTCAGACGTCACAAACGACTTGTTCCATCTGAAAAACTCGGTTGCGCTCCATGCATCGAGGAATGAGCGTTTGGCGATCCGCGAGCGGATCGACCAAACGCTCGAGAACCTCACGAAGGAGGCGTGGCGCTTAGAGCAACAGGACTCTCCAAAAGCAGCGGCGTACCTCCGAAAATGGGCACAAGCAACCGTCACATTCGCCGAACTCGCACTCGAGGGACAAGAGGTTCTGTGGACATCGAACGTGGTTGAACGAGCCATGGGCGAAATCTCGAAGCGGTGTAAAAACCAGTGGATGAGATGGACAGAGTCCGGCTTAGAATCGCTCCTCTGGCTCAATCTCGTGAGATATGCCGATTCCGAGCAGTTCGCGGCGTTCGCCGACGAACTGCTCGAGCGTTCAGCCAAAACAGCCATGACATTGGAGGTGTCAGTTGACGCTACCAGAGGCGAACTCTAG
- a CDS encoding Ldh family oxidoreductase: MQIDREHAEAIATKAFRTKGLQVDDASLVADVLVTADASGKSSHGLLRLPRYVRGIEHGNVNPEGAIEIVRESGATATIDGGSRPGPVVAATAMGEAMDRADEFGIGAVGVHNSNHLGMLGYYTQKARSEGYIGVGMTNTEPAMPPYGGAEPVLGTNPIAIGLPTEPPFNLDMSTSAIARGTVLKEKEADGAIPDDVALDADGEPTTDPEAALDGTILPFGGPKGSGLAIAVEVLAGGLVGAAMGRDVTGTYHTEDPCTKGDLFLAIDPTAFAGDGFVEQASSFLSNLKDEPTAAGVDSIRLPGEAALERERDATTVSVGDDLWETVRSIADGETDE; this comes from the coding sequence ATGCAAATCGATCGGGAACACGCAGAAGCGATCGCCACCAAAGCGTTTCGTACGAAAGGTCTACAGGTAGACGATGCATCGTTGGTTGCGGACGTCCTCGTTACGGCGGACGCATCCGGGAAAAGTTCACACGGACTGCTTCGATTACCTCGCTACGTCCGTGGAATCGAACACGGAAACGTCAATCCTGAGGGGGCCATCGAAATCGTCCGTGAGAGCGGGGCGACAGCGACGATAGATGGTGGTTCGCGCCCAGGACCAGTTGTTGCAGCGACGGCGATGGGGGAGGCCATGGACCGCGCAGACGAGTTCGGAATTGGCGCCGTCGGCGTCCACAACAGCAATCATCTCGGAATGCTGGGGTACTATACTCAGAAGGCTCGATCGGAAGGGTACATCGGCGTCGGTATGACGAATACCGAACCGGCGATGCCCCCGTACGGGGGAGCCGAACCCGTCCTGGGAACCAATCCGATTGCGATCGGCCTCCCGACGGAGCCACCGTTTAATCTCGACATGAGTACGTCTGCAATCGCGCGTGGAACGGTACTCAAAGAGAAAGAAGCGGACGGCGCGATTCCGGACGACGTCGCGCTCGATGCAGACGGTGAGCCGACGACCGACCCCGAGGCTGCCCTGGACGGGACGATTCTCCCGTTCGGTGGGCCGAAGGGATCCGGTTTAGCGATCGCGGTAGAGGTTCTTGCCGGTGGACTCGTTGGGGCAGCTATGGGTCGCGACGTCACCGGAACGTATCACACCGAAGACCCCTGTACGAAAGGAGACCTGTTCCTCGCGATCGATCCAACAGCGTTCGCTGGAGACGGGTTCGTAGAACAGGCGAGTAGCTTTCTCTCCAATCTGAAAGACGAACCGACGGCTGCCGGGGTCGACAGTATCCGTCTCCCGGGAGAAGCCGCCCTCGAGCGCGAACGCGACGCAACGACCGTCTCGGTTGGTGACGATCTCTGGGAAACTGTCCGTTCGATCGCCGACGGTGAGACGGACGAGTAA
- a CDS encoding haloacid dehalogenase type II, which produces MELTVDDIETVTFDSFTTLVDVLGSTHSVLEQYVDEPDPIVDRWRTRAVEYRMLCNFVGMYEPYQKTTRQALEYALAVHGVDLPETAIDEIAGVFHDLDVFEDVTDSFERLDEAGYDLYIVSNGEPGLLDAIVERADVTDFVLDTISADEIETYKPDVAIYDHASDRTDTPVANVLHVATPWYDVFGAMNAGMQTVWVNRRNRPWEVYNGDPDLIVDDLTGLVEALEK; this is translated from the coding sequence ATGGAACTGACCGTAGACGACATCGAAACGGTGACGTTCGACTCGTTTACCACCCTCGTCGACGTGCTCGGGTCGACACACAGCGTCCTCGAGCAGTACGTCGACGAGCCCGACCCGATCGTCGACCGCTGGCGGACGAGGGCCGTCGAGTACCGGATGTTGTGTAACTTCGTGGGGATGTACGAACCGTACCAGAAGACGACACGACAGGCGCTGGAGTACGCGCTGGCGGTTCATGGAGTGGACCTTCCGGAGACAGCGATCGACGAGATCGCCGGCGTCTTCCACGACCTCGACGTATTCGAAGACGTAACGGACAGCTTCGAACGACTCGACGAGGCGGGATACGACCTCTATATCGTCTCGAACGGCGAGCCCGGCCTCCTCGACGCGATCGTCGAACGCGCAGACGTTACCGACTTCGTTCTCGACACGATCAGCGCCGACGAAATCGAGACCTACAAACCGGACGTGGCAATCTACGACCACGCTTCGGATCGAACCGATACCCCGGTTGCGAACGTACTTCACGTCGCGACGCCCTGGTATGACGTCTTCGGCGCAATGAATGCGGGTATGCAGACCGTCTGGGTTAACAGACGCAACCGCCCCTGGGAAGTGTACAACGGCGATCCGGATCTGATCGTCGACGACCTAACTGGTCTGGTTGAGGCGCTCGAGAAGTAG